The following proteins are co-located in the Methylomonas sp. 11b genome:
- a CDS encoding ABC transporter substrate-binding protein: MFKKLYFGLSLLMLVCLSSLANAEEISARQVVEEFQNQLLSVMKAGKELGFQGRYDKLDVAVKKSHDLPKIARIVVGKQWEELTTEQQNKLESVFSKLSVSAYAHNFKDYSGESFTFASEEETGRGGVVIHTNLHIPGEKDVKFDYMMKKKDDGWQIINIIADGVSDLALKRSDYTSVLSRDGFDALIVKITEKIESYAKQ, translated from the coding sequence ATGTTTAAAAAATTGTATTTCGGTCTTAGTTTGCTAATGCTTGTCTGTCTGTCTTCCTTAGCTAATGCTGAAGAGATTTCTGCGCGTCAGGTCGTCGAGGAGTTTCAAAACCAGTTGCTGAGCGTAATGAAGGCGGGTAAAGAGCTTGGCTTTCAAGGGCGCTACGACAAGCTGGATGTGGCGGTAAAGAAGAGTCATGATCTGCCTAAAATCGCCAGAATCGTGGTAGGAAAGCAATGGGAAGAATTGACAACCGAGCAGCAGAACAAACTAGAAAGCGTATTCAGCAAGCTCAGTGTGTCAGCGTATGCTCATAACTTTAAAGACTATTCGGGCGAATCGTTTACTTTTGCATCCGAAGAGGAAACCGGCAGGGGTGGCGTGGTGATTCACACCAACTTGCATATTCCCGGCGAAAAGGATGTGAAGTTCGATTATATGATGAAGAAAAAAGACGATGGCTGGCAAATTATCAATATAATAGCCGATGGCGTCAGTGATTTGGCATTGAAAAGATCGGATTACACTAGTGTGCTAAGCCGTGATGGCTTTGATGCCTTGATCGTTAAAATCACTGAGAAAATTGAAAGTTACGCAAAACAATAA
- the hpnH gene encoding adenosyl-hopene transferase HpnH, with product MSVPLRQQLAVGSYLIKQKIKGVKKYPLVLMLEPLFRCNLACAGCGKIDYPDDILDKRLSVEECLAAVDECGAPMVSIPGGEPLIHKEMPQIVAGIVARKKFVYLCTNALLLRKRINDYTPSPYLTFSVHLDGLKDRHDASVCQEGVFDIAVEAIKLALSKGFRVTVNCTLFQGETPEEVAEFLDYAMELGVEGITIAPGFSYERAPKQDVFIKGLDVKNLFRGIFKIGKTRKWKLNHSSLYLDYLAGNQNYDCTPWGNPTRNVFGWQKPCYLLADEGNANSFQELLDDTPWDKYGTVKNPKCANCMAHCGYEATAVEDTLAHPLKALWAAVRGPKTSGEMVAEKQPEFIASFKKSAISEIPVKVES from the coding sequence GTGAGTGTTCCTTTACGTCAGCAATTGGCTGTAGGTAGTTATCTGATCAAGCAAAAAATCAAAGGTGTAAAAAAGTACCCTTTGGTTTTGATGCTGGAGCCCCTGTTCAGATGCAATTTAGCATGCGCGGGCTGCGGTAAAATCGATTATCCCGATGATATTCTGGACAAGCGACTCTCTGTTGAGGAATGTTTGGCTGCGGTTGATGAGTGCGGCGCGCCCATGGTGTCCATTCCAGGCGGCGAACCCTTGATTCATAAAGAAATGCCGCAGATTGTGGCCGGCATCGTTGCCAGAAAGAAATTTGTTTATCTGTGCACCAACGCCTTGTTGTTAAGAAAACGGATTAACGATTACACGCCGTCGCCTTATCTGACGTTTTCCGTGCATCTTGATGGTTTAAAAGATCGACATGATGCTTCGGTTTGTCAGGAAGGCGTTTTCGACATCGCTGTCGAAGCGATCAAGTTGGCCTTGAGTAAAGGTTTTAGGGTCACCGTTAACTGCACCTTGTTCCAAGGGGAAACCCCGGAAGAAGTGGCGGAATTTCTGGATTATGCGATGGAGTTGGGCGTAGAAGGTATCACTATAGCGCCTGGATTCAGCTACGAGCGCGCGCCTAAGCAAGATGTGTTTATCAAAGGTCTTGACGTTAAAAACCTGTTTCGCGGTATTTTCAAAATTGGCAAGACCCGTAAGTGGAAATTAAACCATTCGTCGTTGTATTTGGATTATTTGGCCGGCAATCAGAATTACGACTGTACGCCATGGGGTAATCCAACGCGCAACGTGTTTGGCTGGCAAAAACCTTGCTACTTGTTAGCTGACGAAGGTAATGCTAACTCTTTTCAGGAATTGCTGGATGATACGCCTTGGGACAAATACGGCACGGTGAAAAACCCTAAGTGCGCTAACTGCATGGCACATTGCGGCTATGAGGCAACGGCGGTTGAGGATACCTTGGCGCATCCATTGAAAGCACTTTGGGCTGCGGTGCGCGGCCCCAAAACCTCCGGTGAAATGGTTGCCGAAAAGCAGCCGGAGTTTATTGCTTCTTTCAAAAAATCGGCAATTTCCGAGATTCCAGTAAAAGTAGAGTCTTAA
- a CDS encoding phytoene/squalene synthase family protein, whose amino-acid sequence MNGSQTLINNPELLRQLPDAELQATLLEGVSRTFALTIPQLPGELYPAVANAYLLCRIVDTIEDEISLSAEQKKYFCSAFIDIVNTGNNADVFSAELAPLLSAQTIPAEHSLIQLVPRVIAITRSLDAPQIEALACCVKTMANGMPVYQALDLHAGLKTMKDMDDYCYYVAGCVGEMLAKLFCHYSPEIAAHREELLRLSVSFGQGLQMTNILKDIWDDAKRGVCWLPQDIFTETGFNLAELTPATDDERFRLGLSHLVAIAHGHLQNALTYTQLLPSHETGIRNFCLWALGMAVLTLKKIKANLNFNESNQVKISRNSVKATIVVTKLTVRSNMLLSLLFNLTSRNLKSPDWHYSPISHTGQ is encoded by the coding sequence ATGAACGGATCTCAAACACTAATCAACAATCCGGAGTTGCTCAGACAACTACCCGACGCCGAACTGCAAGCCACCCTGCTTGAAGGCGTGTCGCGCACGTTTGCGCTAACTATTCCGCAACTCCCCGGAGAGCTATATCCGGCCGTGGCCAATGCTTATTTGCTGTGCCGCATCGTAGACACCATAGAAGACGAAATATCCCTTAGCGCCGAACAAAAAAAATACTTTTGCAGCGCTTTTATAGACATAGTCAACACCGGCAATAACGCAGACGTATTCAGTGCCGAGCTAGCCCCACTGCTCTCGGCGCAAACCATTCCGGCCGAACATAGCTTGATCCAGCTGGTGCCTCGCGTGATTGCAATAACCCGCTCACTGGACGCTCCGCAAATCGAAGCCCTAGCGTGTTGCGTGAAAACGATGGCGAACGGCATGCCGGTGTATCAAGCACTGGATTTGCATGCCGGCTTGAAAACCATGAAAGACATGGATGACTACTGCTATTACGTCGCCGGCTGCGTCGGTGAGATGCTGGCCAAGTTGTTCTGCCATTATTCGCCGGAAATTGCCGCGCATCGCGAGGAGCTACTAAGGCTCTCAGTCTCCTTTGGTCAAGGCCTGCAAATGACCAATATCCTGAAAGATATTTGGGACGATGCCAAACGCGGCGTGTGCTGGTTACCGCAAGACATTTTCACCGAAACCGGCTTCAACCTGGCCGAACTGACGCCAGCGACCGACGACGAGCGTTTCCGCCTCGGCCTGAGCCACCTAGTGGCTATCGCTCATGGGCACTTGCAGAATGCATTAACTTACACCCAACTCCTGCCCAGCCATGAAACCGGCATCCGCAATTTTTGCTTGTGGGCCTTAGGCATGGCCGTGCTCACCTTGAAGAAAATCAAGGCAAACCTTAATTTCAACGAATCCAATCAGGTCAAAATCAGTCGCAACAGCGTCAAAGCCACTATTGTCGTCACCAAGTTGACCGTGCGCAGCAATATGCTGCTATCCCTACTGTTTAACCTGACCAGCCGTAATTTGAAATCGCCGGATTGGCACTATTCACCTATATCGCACACTGGACAATAA
- a CDS encoding adenine phosphoribosyltransferase, which produces MDRLRNKIRDIPDFPKPGIIFKDITPLVKDPAALRLAVHQLLHPFLGRDITAVAGMEARGFIFGSLVAWELGIPFIPLRKPGKLPYDVQSVSYDLEYGSAELEVHIDAVDSNDKVLLIDDLLATGGTAKASCDLIEKLGATVVACAFVVELDFLQGREKLGNYEVHSLLHY; this is translated from the coding sequence ATGGATAGATTGAGAAACAAGATTCGGGATATTCCGGATTTTCCAAAACCCGGCATCATTTTCAAAGACATAACGCCGTTGGTCAAAGACCCGGCAGCGCTGCGCTTGGCCGTGCACCAACTGCTGCATCCTTTTTTAGGCCGCGACATCACCGCAGTAGCCGGCATGGAAGCGCGCGGCTTTATCTTCGGTTCGCTGGTGGCATGGGAACTGGGCATTCCCTTTATACCGCTCAGAAAGCCTGGCAAACTGCCTTATGACGTGCAAAGTGTATCTTACGATCTGGAATACGGTTCGGCGGAACTGGAAGTGCATATCGATGCGGTAGACAGCAACGATAAGGTATTGTTAATCGACGATTTACTGGCCACCGGCGGCACCGCCAAGGCGAGTTGCGATCTGATCGAAAAGCTGGGCGCTACCGTGGTAGCCTGCGCTTTTGTGGTGGAACTGGACTTCTTGCAAGGGCGGGAAAAACTGGGGAACTACGAAGTGCATTCCTTATTGCATTACTGA
- a CDS encoding phage tail protein — MKTTSRFISVLLGAVVVSSASGGAVENVIDNPAPLVFYEFNAGGVTTYFTDCKGMGSQNEVEQRVSPRGEFIPSKIPGRLSVKNLTCSKGLTKSMDFWTWRQQFVNGRSGRSRVDATLIAYDQAMTPIAEWSFGGVWPASIDFNETTPGKETIVFAADQVQRLR, encoded by the coding sequence ATGAAAACAACCAGCCGTTTTATCAGCGTTTTATTAGGTGCAGTCGTGGTCTCGTCAGCTAGCGGCGGCGCCGTTGAGAATGTCATAGACAATCCCGCTCCATTGGTTTTTTACGAATTCAACGCCGGCGGTGTCACCACCTATTTCACCGATTGCAAAGGCATGGGTTCGCAGAACGAAGTGGAGCAGAGGGTTAGCCCGCGTGGGGAGTTCATTCCGAGTAAGATACCCGGACGTTTGTCGGTTAAAAATCTTACCTGTAGCAAAGGTTTGACTAAATCGATGGATTTTTGGACTTGGCGACAACAGTTTGTCAACGGTAGGTCGGGCCGGTCGCGGGTCGATGCGACGCTGATCGCCTACGACCAGGCTATGACGCCCATCGCGGAGTGGAGCTTCGGTGGCGTTTGGCCGGCATCGATCGATTTCAACGAAACAACGCCCGGCAAAGAAACTATCGTGTTCGCCGCCGACCAAGTTCAACGGCTGCGCTGA
- a CDS encoding MlaA family lipoprotein, which produces MYSPRYLGNSQASLFWVVLFSSALSVTGCATTDKHPVDANRASKAKSDAADPYEGFNRSMYGFNMGLDKHLLKPIANGYKTVTPNFMQTGVSNFFTNLKGINVVLNDVLQGKFEQGASDTGRFLTNSTVGLLGLFDVASDLGLQSNVEDFGQTLAVWGVDQGPYLVLPILGPTTIRDGAAIVVDKAANPGTYVPGTGIVEGINDRANAEGALNFIDEAALDPYVFTRESFLQYRKNLINDGKSNSTDYDLDIDADVDVGEISSAKPKETNATQKPKADTAKKLPGHVQNSIEVGPGSAKAGSAAFDSMSKSFDNAALEFEKASDKMDQMSKKKRPLKRH; this is translated from the coding sequence ATGTATAGCCCTCGTTATCTAGGCAACAGCCAGGCATCCCTGTTCTGGGTGGTGTTATTTTCAAGCGCATTATCGGTAACCGGGTGTGCTACTACGGATAAGCATCCGGTTGATGCTAACAGAGCCTCTAAAGCTAAGTCAGACGCAGCTGATCCTTACGAGGGCTTCAATCGCTCCATGTACGGTTTTAACATGGGCTTGGATAAGCATTTGCTGAAGCCCATCGCTAATGGCTATAAGACTGTAACGCCCAATTTTATGCAAACTGGCGTCAGCAACTTTTTTACTAATCTTAAAGGTATCAATGTTGTCTTGAACGATGTGCTGCAAGGTAAGTTTGAACAAGGTGCTTCCGACACTGGGCGCTTCTTGACCAACTCCACAGTTGGTTTGCTCGGGTTGTTTGATGTGGCCAGCGACCTGGGATTGCAAAGCAATGTCGAAGATTTTGGTCAAACACTCGCGGTCTGGGGTGTCGATCAAGGCCCGTACTTGGTCTTGCCGATTTTAGGTCCAACTACTATCCGTGACGGTGCGGCAATTGTGGTCGACAAAGCTGCCAATCCAGGAACTTACGTGCCGGGGACGGGTATTGTCGAGGGTATTAACGACAGAGCAAATGCCGAAGGCGCTTTGAATTTTATCGACGAAGCGGCGTTGGATCCTTATGTGTTTACCCGTGAGTCATTTTTACAATACCGCAAAAACTTGATCAATGACGGTAAGAGTAATTCGACTGACTATGATCTGGACATAGACGCGGATGTCGATGTCGGCGAAATTTCTTCAGCAAAGCCTAAAGAAACTAATGCGACGCAAAAACCAAAAGCCGATACGGCTAAAAAACTACCCGGCCACGTGCAAAATAGCATTGAGGTAGGTCCTGGCAGCGCAAAGGCAGGTAGCGCTGCGTTCGATAGCATGTCCAAATCGTTCGATAATGCTGCTTTGGAATTTGAAAAAGCCTCGGACAAAATGGACCAAATGAGTAAAAAAAAAAGACCGCTTAAGCGCCATTAA
- a CDS encoding zonular occludens toxin domain-containing protein: MKQHGVYYVTGGLRSGKSLICTRKIQEFLQQGRKVATNFDLKLENMLPAHKKDVTCIRIPDHPNVNDLNNIGLGYDSDDPDDYNESKFGLLVLDELGTWMNSRNWQDKARQN; this comes from the coding sequence ATGAAACAACATGGTGTCTATTATGTAACTGGGGGCCTGCGTTCGGGAAAGTCCCTTATTTGTACACGCAAGATTCAAGAATTTTTACAACAGGGTAGGAAAGTAGCTACTAATTTTGATTTGAAATTAGAAAACATGCTGCCCGCTCATAAAAAGGATGTAACGTGTATTCGCATACCTGATCATCCGAATGTAAACGATCTTAATAATATCGGTCTTGGGTATGATTCAGATGATCCCGACGATTACAATGAATCAAAGTTCGGTTTATTGGTTCTCGATGAGTTGGGGACTTGGATGAATAGCCGAAATTGGCAAGACAAGGCGCGGCAAAACTGA
- the dxs gene encoding 1-deoxy-D-xylulose-5-phosphate synthase, translating to MTVSDFPLLNTINSPADIRALKPEQLEPLADELRRYLTHTVSISGGHFSAGLGTVELTVALHYVFDTPSDQLVWDVGHQAYPHKILTGRKDRMPTIRTLGGVSAFPCRSESEYDAFGVGHSSTSISAALGMAIASQLRGEDKKMVAIIGDGSITGGMAYEAMNHAGDVNANLLVILNDNDMSISPPVGAMNNYLTKVLSSKFYSSVREESKKALASMPSVWELARKTEEHVKGMIVPGTLFEELGFNYFGPIDGHDVEMLVSTLEKLKDLSGPVFLHVVTKKGKGYAPAEKDPLAYHGVPAFDPTKDYLPKAAPSPHPTYTEVFGNWLCDMAKQDERLLGITPAMREGSGLVAFSQQFPKRYFDVAIAEQHAVTLAAGQACQGAKPVVAIYSTFLQRAYDQLIHDVALQNLDVLFALDRAGLVGPDGPTHAGAFDYSYMRCIPNMLVMAPADENECRQMLTTGFKHNGPASVRYPRGKGPGATVDKALTELPIGKGEIRHQGSRIAILAWGSMVTPSVEAGKQLGATVVNMRFVKPLDEALILEMAKSHDVIITVEENVIAGGAGSAVNEFLQAQQILMPVLNIGLPDRFVEQGSREELLALVGLDAKGILAKIEAVCA from the coding sequence ATGACAGTCTCTGACTTTCCGCTTCTCAACACCATCAACAGCCCTGCCGACATCCGCGCACTGAAACCAGAACAACTCGAGCCGCTGGCCGATGAGTTGCGTCGCTATCTGACGCATACGGTCAGCATCTCCGGCGGCCATTTTTCGGCCGGCCTGGGCACGGTGGAACTGACGGTGGCGCTGCATTATGTGTTCGATACGCCATCGGACCAGTTGGTCTGGGATGTGGGACATCAAGCCTATCCGCATAAGATTTTGACCGGCCGCAAGGACAGAATGCCGACGATTCGGACTTTGGGTGGAGTGTCGGCGTTTCCCTGCCGCTCGGAGAGCGAGTACGACGCCTTTGGCGTGGGTCATTCTTCGACTTCGATCAGTGCAGCTTTGGGGATGGCGATTGCCTCGCAGTTGCGCGGGGAAGACAAGAAGATGGTGGCCATCATCGGTGATGGCTCGATTACTGGCGGTATGGCCTATGAGGCGATGAATCATGCCGGCGATGTGAATGCCAATCTGTTGGTGATTTTGAACGATAACGATATGTCGATTTCACCGCCGGTCGGGGCAATGAATAATTATCTGACTAAGGTGTTGTCGAGTAAGTTTTATTCCTCGGTACGGGAAGAGAGTAAGAAGGCTTTGGCCAGTATGCCGTCGGTCTGGGAATTGGCCCGGAAGACCGAAGAACATGTGAAGGGCATGATTGTGCCGGGGACGCTGTTCGAGGAGTTGGGCTTTAATTATTTCGGGCCGATTGACGGTCACGATGTGGAGATGTTGGTTTCGACTTTAGAGAAGTTGAAGGATTTGTCGGGACCGGTGTTTTTGCACGTGGTCACGAAAAAAGGCAAAGGCTATGCACCGGCGGAGAAAGACCCCTTGGCCTATCACGGGGTGCCGGCCTTCGATCCGACTAAGGATTATTTGCCTAAAGCCGCACCGTCGCCGCATCCGACTTATACGGAAGTGTTTGGTAACTGGTTATGCGATATGGCTAAGCAGGATGAGCGGCTGTTGGGGATTACGCCGGCGATGCGCGAAGGTTCGGGTCTGGTGGCGTTTTCCCAGCAGTTTCCCAAACGCTATTTCGATGTGGCGATTGCCGAGCAGCATGCGGTGACCTTGGCGGCGGGTCAGGCCTGTCAGGGTGCCAAGCCGGTGGTGGCGATTTATTCGACGTTTTTACAGCGGGCGTATGATCAATTGATTCACGATGTGGCTTTGCAAAATCTGGATGTGTTGTTTGCGCTGGATAGAGCGGGCTTGGTGGGACCGGACGGTCCGACTCATGCCGGGGCGTTTGATTACAGTTATATGCGCTGTATTCCGAATATGCTGGTGATGGCGCCTGCCGACGAGAACGAGTGCCGGCAGATGCTGACCACCGGTTTCAAGCACAACGGCCCGGCCTCGGTGCGCTATCCGCGCGGCAAAGGACCGGGGGCGACGGTCGACAAGGCTTTGACCGAGCTACCTATCGGCAAGGGCGAAATCAGACATCAAGGCAGCCGCATTGCGATTCTGGCCTGGGGCAGCATGGTGACACCGTCTGTGGAAGCCGGCAAACAACTGGGCGCCACGGTGGTGAACATGCGTTTTGTGAAACCGCTGGATGAAGCCTTGATTTTAGAGATGGCGAAAAGCCATGATGTCATCATCACGGTCGAAGAGAACGTGATTGCCGGTGGCGCGGGCAGCGCGGTGAACGAGTTCTTGCAAGCGCAGCAGATTTTAATGCCGGTGTTGAATATCGGCTTGCCGGATCGCTTCGTCGAGCAAGGCAGTCGCGAAGAGTTGCTGGCACTGGTAGGACTTGATGCCAAGGGCATCTTGGCTAAGATTGAAGCGGTTTGTGCGTAA
- a CDS encoding exodeoxyribonuclease VII small subunit: MSRRKSASQFEEAMEELEKLVEQMERGDISLEESLKSFERGIRLTRTCQQALQDAEQKVQILLEKNGQQTLEPFTDE; encoded by the coding sequence ATGTCGAGACGTAAAAGCGCATCCCAATTTGAGGAAGCGATGGAAGAACTGGAGAAATTGGTCGAACAAATGGAACGCGGCGATATTTCTCTGGAAGAGTCCTTAAAATCCTTCGAACGCGGTATCAGATTAACCCGCACCTGCCAGCAAGCACTGCAAGACGCCGAGCAGAAAGTCCAAATTTTATTAGAAAAAAACGGCCAGCAAACTTTGGAGCCATTCACCGATGAGTAA
- the ispA gene encoding (2E,6E)-farnesyl diphosphate synthase yields the protein MSNLKAFLTACQNRVERALDARLPGENILPQTLHQAMRYSVLDGGKRTRPLLTYATGQALGLSEDVLDAQACAVEFIHVYSLIHDDLPAMDNDDLRRGKPTCHKAYDEATAILAGDALQALAFDVLANDSAILAGAEARVKMIAALTRASGSQGMVGGQAIDLGSVGRKLTLPELENMHIHKTGALIRASVNLASLSKPDLDADVAKKLDHYAKCIGLSFQVKDDILDVESDTATLGKTQGKDVDNDKPTYPALLGMAGAKEKAQELHEQAVASLAGFGSEADLLRDLSLYIIERTH from the coding sequence ATGAGTAACTTAAAAGCCTTTCTTACCGCCTGTCAAAACCGCGTCGAACGCGCGCTGGACGCCAGGTTGCCCGGCGAGAATATTCTGCCCCAAACCCTGCATCAAGCCATGCGCTACAGCGTGCTAGACGGCGGCAAGCGCACCCGCCCGTTGCTGACTTACGCAACCGGCCAGGCCTTGGGTTTAAGTGAAGACGTACTGGACGCCCAAGCTTGCGCGGTGGAGTTTATTCATGTGTATTCATTGATACACGACGATTTGCCGGCAATGGACAACGACGACTTACGCCGCGGCAAACCGACTTGTCACAAAGCTTATGACGAGGCCACCGCCATTCTGGCCGGCGATGCATTGCAAGCCCTGGCATTTGACGTGTTGGCCAACGACTCAGCCATTCTGGCCGGTGCGGAAGCCCGAGTAAAAATGATCGCCGCGCTGACCAGAGCCAGCGGTTCGCAGGGCATGGTCGGCGGGCAAGCTATCGATTTGGGTTCGGTTGGGCGCAAGCTGACTTTGCCGGAACTGGAAAATATGCACATCCACAAGACCGGCGCGTTAATTCGCGCCAGCGTTAATCTGGCTTCGCTGTCCAAACCGGACCTTGATGCGGATGTGGCAAAAAAACTGGATCACTACGCCAAATGCATAGGCCTGTCATTCCAAGTTAAAGACGACATCCTGGACGTGGAAAGCGACACCGCCACCTTGGGCAAAACTCAGGGCAAGGACGTCGATAACGACAAACCGACTTATCCAGCATTGTTGGGAATGGCCGGCGCCAAGGAAAAAGCCCAGGAACTACATGAACAAGCTGTCGCCAGCTTGGCCGGTTTTGGCAGCGAAGCGGATTTATTACGCGATCTGTCGCTGTATATCATCGAACGTACGCACTAA
- the shc gene encoding squalene--hopene cyclase, giving the protein MFTEAHIDTSSQDISNANTGKTTGLGLLNAAIERAQAKLLSLQSPEGYWVFELEADCTIPSEYIMMMHYLDDIDEELQRKIAVYLRSRQAEDGSYPLFTGGPGDISGSVKTYYALKMAGDSIDAPHMVKLRDWILSQGGAARANVFTRIALAIFEQLPWRGVPYIPVEIMLLPSWFPFHLDKVSYWSRTVMVPLFIMCTLKAKAKNPHKVNVLELFVVHPDEEKHYFPERTLLNKFFLGLDKLGRVTEPLIPQRMREHAIQKAVDWFTERLNGEDGLGGIFPAMVNAYQSMLLLGFPKDHPNVLIARQSIDKLLVVKDDYAYCQPCLSPVWDTALAALALQESDKAANTPSLTKAYDWLKSVQLSDEPGDWRVRRPNLAGGGWAFQFANPHYPDVDDTAVVGFAMADSNLPELDESIHRATRWIVGMQSQNGGYGAFDVDNTYYYLNEIPFADHGALLDPPTVDVSARCAMLMARVAKDHDEYLPALERTIEYIRGDQEADGSWFGRWGTNYIYGTWSALLGLEQTNVPKTDPMYTKAAAWLKSVQREDGGWGEDNLSYHDDKKFRGRYHFSTAFQTAWAVLGLIAAGEVHSQEVKAGIDFLLRSQQADGVWNDPCFTAPGFPKVFYLKYHGYDKFFPLWALARYRNELAKQ; this is encoded by the coding sequence ATGTTTACTGAAGCCCATATAGATACCAGCAGCCAAGACATCAGCAATGCCAATACCGGCAAAACGACCGGCCTTGGCTTACTGAATGCCGCCATCGAACGCGCCCAAGCCAAATTACTCAGTTTGCAAAGCCCGGAAGGTTATTGGGTATTTGAACTGGAAGCCGACTGCACCATCCCGTCCGAATACATCATGATGATGCACTACCTGGACGACATCGACGAAGAATTGCAGCGCAAAATCGCCGTTTACTTGCGTAGCCGCCAAGCCGAAGACGGTAGCTATCCGCTATTTACCGGCGGCCCCGGCGACATCAGCGGTAGCGTGAAAACTTATTACGCTTTGAAAATGGCGGGCGACTCCATCGACGCGCCACATATGGTTAAATTGCGCGACTGGATACTCAGCCAAGGCGGCGCCGCGCGCGCCAATGTCTTCACTCGTATCGCGCTGGCGATATTCGAACAATTGCCGTGGCGCGGCGTACCCTATATTCCGGTGGAAATTATGCTGCTGCCCAGCTGGTTTCCGTTTCACCTGGACAAAGTATCCTATTGGTCGCGCACCGTGATGGTACCGCTGTTCATCATGTGTACCTTAAAGGCCAAAGCCAAAAATCCGCACAAGGTCAATGTCTTGGAATTGTTTGTCGTTCATCCGGACGAGGAAAAACATTACTTTCCGGAACGGACTCTGCTGAATAAATTCTTCCTGGGCCTGGATAAACTGGGCCGCGTTACTGAGCCGTTGATTCCACAACGCATGCGCGAACACGCCATCCAAAAAGCCGTGGATTGGTTTACCGAACGGCTGAATGGCGAAGATGGTTTGGGCGGCATTTTCCCAGCCATGGTTAACGCCTATCAATCAATGTTACTGTTGGGTTTCCCAAAAGACCACCCCAATGTCTTGATCGCCCGCCAGTCCATCGACAAACTTCTGGTGGTCAAAGACGATTATGCCTATTGCCAACCTTGCCTGTCGCCGGTTTGGGATACGGCGCTTGCAGCGCTAGCATTGCAAGAATCCGATAAGGCAGCAAATACACCCAGCCTTACTAAAGCTTACGATTGGCTAAAAAGCGTGCAATTGTCCGACGAGCCGGGCGACTGGCGAGTACGCCGCCCCAATCTGGCTGGCGGCGGCTGGGCATTTCAATTCGCCAATCCGCATTACCCCGATGTTGACGACACTGCTGTAGTAGGCTTTGCCATGGCCGATTCCAATCTGCCTGAACTAGATGAGTCTATTCACAGAGCGACGCGCTGGATCGTCGGTATGCAATCGCAAAATGGCGGCTACGGTGCCTTCGATGTCGATAACACTTATTACTATTTGAACGAAATTCCGTTCGCCGACCACGGCGCTCTACTTGACCCACCCACTGTCGACGTCAGCGCCCGCTGTGCGATGTTGATGGCCCGAGTTGCGAAAGATCACGACGAATATTTACCTGCTCTGGAACGCACCATCGAATACATCCGTGGCGATCAAGAAGCCGACGGCTCCTGGTTCGGCCGTTGGGGTACCAATTACATTTACGGCACCTGGTCTGCCTTGCTGGGCCTGGAGCAAACCAATGTACCGAAAACCGACCCGATGTACACCAAAGCGGCGGCATGGTTAAAAAGCGTCCAACGCGAAGACGGCGGCTGGGGCGAAGACAACTTGAGTTATCACGACGATAAAAAATTTCGCGGCCGCTACCATTTCAGCACCGCCTTCCAAACTGCCTGGGCCGTGCTGGGTTTGATCGCCGCCGGCGAAGTCCACAGCCAGGAAGTCAAAGCCGGCATCGACTTCCTGCTGCGCAGTCAACAAGCCGATGGCGTATGGAATGACCCTTGCTTTACCGCACCGGGCTTTCCAAAAGTGTTTTATTTGAAGTATCACGGCTATGACAAGTTCTTCCCCTTGTGGGCTTTGGCTAGATACCGTAACGAATTAGCCAAACAGTGA
- a CDS encoding DUF5455 family protein, with protein MPFISWFVAGITSLVTYLTAYIGKKWAVRTAVIAGLIALTAAFTAGLGALVTALSYGVTDQWFRFGLSLMPANTLPCIGAYISASVMRYIYDRNYSFTARWLDGGL; from the coding sequence ATGCCTTTCATTTCCTGGTTCGTTGCTGGTATCACTTCGCTAGTTACTTATTTAACTGCCTATATTGGTAAAAAATGGGCCGTTCGTACCGCCGTTATTGCCGGCTTAATAGCGCTAACTGCTGCCTTTACTGCGGGGCTTGGTGCCTTAGTGACTGCCTTATCTTATGGCGTAACAGACCAATGGTTCCGTTTTGGGCTGTCTCTAATGCCCGCTAATACTTTACCTTGCATCGGTGCTTATATTTCCGCCTCTGTCATGCGTTATATATATGACCGCAATTATTCTTTCACTGCTCGTTGGCTCGATGGTGGTTTATAA